From Arachis hypogaea cultivar Tifrunner chromosome 3, arahy.Tifrunner.gnm2.J5K5, whole genome shotgun sequence:
ATCAACTAACAATCCAAAAAGTTCAATACTCATttacaatatttttgtaattactcttttaccttttttttctttttccttctaacACCACTATTTCACTTACCACCACAAGCCACCTACATGCACCACCAGGCATAGTTGTTGTCGCTGGCCACTACCAGCGATTTTTTCGGCTACCACTGCTAGTGAGTTTTTTAACTATCCATTAACGAAATTTTTTATAACCGCCGGTAACAAATTTTTCATCGACTTTGTCGGTCACATTAAATTGTAAAcgataaatctaaattttaaatcttaaatttaaaaCCATAGATTCTAAACTCTAAACATTAAACTCTTAATTGTAAAtactaaatcctaaattttaaactctaaattttaaatattaaattttttttatttgagttttaagtgcttttattatttctaattttggaTGTTTCTCTTTACTAAAAATTATTAGCTATTTTGTTGGCCGAAAATTATTAGTTCTTATACTCTTTTTAAAAACATTAcgacgttttttttttttgaaacatagaaagctcaacacattaaagtggagcataaaataaagaagaagacacACAACGAGCTACCAACCAAACCAACACCTAACACCCCAGACCTATCAACAACCTCCCCCAGAATCACCATCACGCCATTCTGTATAGCTCATCACCGTCTTTGTGTGGATTACCTCTAGACTTGCTCTTGTATTCTTAAAGATTCGTGCATTCCGACgtaatgtttaaaaaaaaaaaaaacattacgaCGTCGTATGAGTAAATTTGGACTCTATTTAGTCCTTAAAAAACTAGTTTGTCAATTTGGTTATTTCGTTAACTTTTTACTGATGTCGTCGTTATTTAATAACTTCTAATGTTTATTGTTAAGTACCACATTACATGTTTTATATGACATGCACATATTTCAATATCTAACCGACACCATAATTAACTAGACGAAATTTTTTAAGAATCATTTTAAACATTAACCAATAGTTTCACGTTTCATTGCGACAAGGGGCTATGACCCTTCACCCTTTTCTTGTTTCAATTAGGAGAGATATCCATTTCTCATGCCAAATATTCCATCCCCATACCCCATTAATCGATACCACACTTTTGGAATCCATTCAATATTTCAACGGAAAAATAATGTTATGAACCCTCAAAGATATTGATAAAGTAGTCCATCAAAACAGTGGACCGATCCATGAAATACCAGTCTTCTCAAAAGCATTAAAAGAACTTAGAAGGAGGCAAAACAAAATAATGAATTTTTCTCTTTCTAGTTTTGACTTCTAAACCTAAGTTGACTTTTACTATTTCATCACCCTATAGGACTTGTAATTTGTCAAGTTTGTGTGTTCACACATATGCacagtcaaattaaaaaaattcaacccCTTTATAGGATCTAGCATAATAACGTGAACAAAATTGATACTAATGTTCAACCAATTTCGGTGGTTCAACACTTAAACTCACCAAATCAACTTGCCCCCTAAGACCCCCATATTATAATTTTCCTAAGTTTTAGTTAGCTATGATACAAAACAAAGGATATACTATACTCTTTGAATGGCATCTCAACTATTTGTATCTTGCACTCAGCACACTCTTAAGCTTCAATCATAATATAAGCAACCCTTTTTCGCCACGTGTCAAGCACAAAACTATTGCCGACGGAAAAACCTGAACCATCCAAATTTGGACACGTTTTCTAGCCAGACTTGAGTTGAGGAATTGTCAACtcttaagagagagagagaaatggatAGAGAGTTAGCGCCAACCAAATTAAGTAGCCAACCAATAAAgagaacctttttcaaaaaccaaagtcTCACATCGGAATTACACACatgtatatataaataacaaACTATAGGACTCTGCATTATTCACCATAATATTCTTAGTCCTTTTCTTATATTCTTCATTCCAAATTTCTTGCCAAATATGGAGTGGAGTAGAGGACACACTATAGGCCATGGATCCTCAGCTACCGTATCTATAGCCACCCGCCGTGAGGGCTGCCGTGTATTCGCCGCGAAGTCATCGGAGCTATGCAATTCAGAATCTTTACAAAGAGAACAGAGGATTTTATCTTCTCTATGCTCTCCTTATGTGGTTAATTTCAAAGGGAGTGACATAACCATGGAGAACAACAAGCTCTACTACAATCTCTTCATGGAGTACATGCCATTCGGAACCCTTTCCTCGGAAATTAACCGGCACGGCGGCCGGCTCGATGAGGCAAAAATTAAGACCTACACAAGGCAAATTGTGCAGGGGCTAGAGTATATACACTCTAAAGGGTTGGTACATTGTGACATAAAATGTTCCAACATCTTAATTGGCACCGAAGGCGCCAAAATTGGTGACTTGGGATGCGCCAAGAGTGTCGTGGATCCGCGAATCAGCGGCACTCCGATGTTGATGGCGCCGGAAGCGGTGCGGGGAGAGGATCAAGGGTGTGCTAGTGATATTTGGTCACTTGGGTGCACCATAATTGAAATGGCTAAAGGTGAAGCAGCGTGGCCTAATTTGTTGGACCCATTTTGTGTTCTTTATCACATTGCATATTCCGGTGAAGTTCCTGAGATTCCATGGTTTCTATCTGAAGAAGGTAAGGATTTCTTGGGGAAGTGTCTAAGGTGGAATCCAGAAGAGAGGTGTACCGCTACTCAACTTCTTAATCATCCTTTTCTCAATTCCAAGGTGGAATCAAATTCAACATCGCCAACAAGTATTCTTGAGCATGGGTTTTGGAGCTGTGTGGAAGAAGGTTCTCACACAACAAGAACAACAAGCCTTGGGGATTTGCCACCTGACAGGGTTAGAATGTTGGGTTTGTGTTCAGAGGAATCATGTTGGGCATCATGGAATGATGATGGGAACTGGATCACAATTAGAGGGAATGAGTGTGACTCATGGGGTGAAGGGGTTTTTCGTAATTTTGGGTCAGAGACAGCTTCTAGTAGTAATGGTGGTTTGGATCTGAAGGAGTTGGTGGAAAGCAATGTGAGTGGTAGAATTTGGAGTAAACAATAATAATATCATTTGTAGCCATGGTAGTGTTGTAGTTAGAAATGTAAATTCCGTTAGATTTATtatgaatgaattttttttttttaatgtgcaTCACACTTAATTTGTGTTTGTTTCTATGGACATAATAGAATAGCACACTAAAATAGAGATAATagaataaaaacactaaaaattattttttttgtatattgtgtTTGAATATAATGTACAAAACATTAATGTAATGTCCTATATTATATTTggatatatataaacaaaattaaaatattatgcaTGACTTAAATAATCatatgattctaaatttttttgtctcgtataaactaatttaacaaaaaagaAGAGTATGTAAAAGTACAAGAGATTACAAGAAGAATTGGTCTATGAATCAACAAGTTAAAAATggtactaaaataataaaattaagaataaataaaataataaacaaaataatataactaGAAGAGTGAATTAAACTTCTATTGAATAAATCTGCAAGAATTGTCAAGTCAAGTAAGAAATTCTGCTAGAAAAAAGAGTACTtgagaaaaaaagggaaaaaaaaagaacgCAGAAATAGAGAATTGAAAGGACATGGAGAAGAGAGCACCTTTCTATGAACAATGTTGTATAAAAAAAGttcaaattagaaaaaataaaaagagataatagtagaataacaaaaaatatctataaacaaaaaaaaaatcataaaaaaatccgtaactatcttttcaaatttcttatctATTATTGTCTTTCGTTTAAAagtatatacaaaaataaaaaaaaattatcctgaAATTACAGTGGATCAATTTAGATCATTTGAATTTTTAGTAAtagtttttatatattaatagttttatttagataaaataaaaaattattatctttaGAGTAAATTCTAAGAGAAGTAATTTTCTCAaaacttattttcatatttatttaaaaaaaaaaaattatcctccACAAATCACTCTACGTTATAATCAATTTGTAGTTGATCAACTCTACAAATGAATTTAGAAACGAGTAATGCTAGGAGACCAGCAACATTTGTGATTGGtaaccatcaattagccatcaatgatgatttgatgatatgagattggtgtgaaatttcatccaatggcttaCATTTTTCTACTGGTTATATGCTGgccaaaatacaataaaattgctggc
This genomic window contains:
- the LOC112789588 gene encoding mitogen-activated protein kinase kinase kinase 18, with protein sequence MEWSRGHTIGHGSSATVSIATRREGCRVFAAKSSELCNSESLQREQRILSSLCSPYVVNFKGSDITMENNKLYYNLFMEYMPFGTLSSEINRHGGRLDEAKIKTYTRQIVQGLEYIHSKGLVHCDIKCSNILIGTEGAKIGDLGCAKSVVDPRISGTPMLMAPEAVRGEDQGCASDIWSLGCTIIEMAKGEAAWPNLLDPFCVLYHIAYSGEVPEIPWFLSEEGKDFLGKCLRWNPEERCTATQLLNHPFLNSKVESNSTSPTSILEHGFWSCVEEGSHTTRTTSLGDLPPDRVRMLGLCSEESCWASWNDDGNWITIRGNECDSWGEGVFRNFGSETASSSNGGLDLKELVESNVSGRIWSKQ